One genomic segment of Streptomyces liangshanensis includes these proteins:
- a CDS encoding phosphatase PAP2 family protein, whose product MGESTVEAQADRKAGSSPFTDEVADTTDTARDTETEPVEKHTFIRRLRTPRKPRLWFEILLIAVSYWIYSLIRNAVPEQRTKALRNADWIWHAERTLGLGFERAVNHGVNSVTWLIVGMNYYYATLHFIITLGVLIWLFRRHPGRYAAARLVLLATTVVALLGYYLFPLAPPRLMTNGHFIDTVALHHTWGSLSSDNLKTVSNQYAAMPSMHIGWSTWSGLTIFALCKVPWVRILGLLYPVVTLLVIVSTANHFWLDAVGGLVCLAFGFTVSYLWYGSLPYNLPRYVDDPHRKGRRPAAA is encoded by the coding sequence ATGGGTGAATCGACTGTGGAGGCGCAGGCGGACCGGAAGGCCGGCTCGTCGCCCTTCACCGACGAGGTGGCTGACACGACAGACACAGCGAGGGACACGGAAACCGAACCGGTGGAGAAGCACACGTTCATCCGGCGGCTCCGGACACCCCGCAAGCCCCGCCTCTGGTTCGAAATCCTGCTGATCGCGGTGAGTTACTGGATCTACTCGCTGATCCGCAACGCCGTACCCGAACAGCGGACCAAGGCCCTGCGGAACGCCGACTGGATCTGGCACGCGGAACGCACCCTGGGACTCGGGTTCGAGCGGGCCGTCAACCACGGTGTCAATTCGGTGACCTGGCTCATCGTGGGGATGAACTACTACTACGCGACACTGCACTTCATCATCACCCTCGGGGTGCTGATCTGGCTGTTCCGCAGACATCCCGGCCGGTACGCGGCGGCCCGCCTCGTCCTGCTGGCGACCACCGTCGTGGCCCTCCTCGGTTACTATCTGTTCCCGCTCGCGCCGCCCCGGCTGATGACCAACGGCCACTTCATCGACACCGTCGCCCTGCACCACACCTGGGGCTCGCTGTCCTCGGACAACCTCAAGACCGTGTCGAACCAGTACGCGGCGATGCCGTCGATGCACATCGGGTGGTCGACCTGGTCGGGGCTGACGATCTTCGCCCTGTGCAAGGTCCCGTGGGTGCGGATCCTCGGCCTGCTCTACCCGGTGGTGACCCTGCTGGTGATCGTCTCCACCGCGAACCACTTCTGGCTGGACGCGGTGGGCGGCCTGGTGTGCCTGGCCTTCGGCTTCACCGTCTCGTACCTCTGGTACGGATCGCTGCCGTACAACCTGCCGCGGTACGTGGACGACCCGCATCGCAAGGGGCGGCGGCCGGCGGCTGCCTGA
- a CDS encoding LacI family DNA-binding transcriptional regulator, with the protein MTARLADIATQAGVSEATVSRVLNGKPGVAAATRESVLAALDVLGYERPVRLRRRSAGLVGLITPELENPIFPALAQVIGQALTRQGYTPVLATQTPGGSTEDELTEMLVERDVSGIIFVSGLHADTSADMGRYERLRAQGVPFVLVDGFSPKVRAPFISPDDRAAVRLAVTHLVSLGHHRIGLAVGPQRFVPVLRKIEGFRTTVRELLGLSDAETDELIQQSLFTLEGGQAAATALIERGCTAVVCASDMMALGAIRAGRRLGLDVPRDLSVVGFDDSPLIAFTDPPLTTVRKPVPSMGQAAVRTLLEEIGGTPAPHSEFVFMPELVVRGSTASGPGRRP; encoded by the coding sequence ATGACCGCACGGCTTGCCGACATCGCAACCCAGGCGGGGGTCAGCGAAGCGACGGTCAGCCGCGTTCTGAACGGCAAGCCCGGGGTTGCGGCGGCCACCCGCGAATCCGTACTCGCCGCACTCGACGTCCTCGGGTACGAACGCCCCGTACGCCTCCGCCGCCGCAGCGCGGGACTGGTCGGCCTGATCACCCCGGAGCTGGAGAACCCGATCTTCCCGGCGCTCGCCCAGGTCATAGGGCAGGCGCTCACCCGTCAGGGTTACACCCCGGTCCTGGCGACCCAGACCCCCGGCGGCTCCACCGAGGACGAGCTGACCGAGATGCTCGTCGAGCGGGACGTCTCCGGCATCATCTTCGTCTCCGGACTGCACGCCGACACGTCGGCGGACATGGGGCGGTACGAGAGGCTCCGCGCCCAGGGGGTGCCGTTCGTCCTGGTGGACGGCTTCTCGCCGAAGGTGCGGGCCCCCTTCATCTCACCCGACGACCGGGCCGCGGTACGGCTCGCCGTGACGCACCTCGTCTCGCTCGGGCACCACCGGATCGGCCTGGCCGTGGGGCCGCAGCGGTTCGTACCGGTGCTGCGCAAGATCGAGGGGTTCCGGACCACGGTCCGCGAGCTGCTCGGCCTGTCGGACGCGGAGACGGACGAGCTCATCCAGCAGTCGCTGTTCACCCTGGAGGGTGGCCAGGCGGCGGCGACCGCGCTGATCGAGCGGGGCTGCACGGCGGTGGTGTGCGCGAGCGACATGATGGCGCTCGGCGCGATCAGGGCCGGGCGGCGCCTGGGCCTGGACGTGCCGCGGGACCTCTCGGTCGTCGGTTTCGACGACTCCCCCCTCATAGCCTTCACGGACCCGCCGCTCACCACGGTCCGCAAGCCGGTGCCGTCGATGGGCCAGGCGGCGGTCCGTACGCTCCTGGAGGAGATCGGGGGCACCCCGGCCCCGCACAGCGAGTTCGTCTTCATGCCGGAACTGGTGGTGCGCGGGTCGACCGCGTCGGGGCCGGGGCGGCGCCCGTAA
- a CDS encoding extracellular solute-binding protein, translating to MRRGITAAALAVTLALAVTACGGDDASGGGKSAGGELSGKVTWWDTSTVGSEDKVFEELAEGFEKLHPKVDVVYVNVPFGDAQNKFKNAAQANSGAPDVIRSEVAWTPEFADLGYLAPLDGTPALKDGADFLPQAAASTRYAGKTYAVPQVIDSMGLFYNKKIFKEAGVEVPATVDALKATAKTVKEKTGKTGLYLRGDDAYWFLSFLYGEGGNLVDADSKTVTVDNAAGVKALTVVKDLVDSGAARTDATDGWENMQAAFKDGRVAMMINGPWAVTDTYAGAQFTDKANLGIAPVPAGSAAQGAPQGGHNLAVYAGSGNLDASYAFTEYMTSAASQTRIAEKLSLLPTRTSVYTRPGVADNEIVGFFKPVVDKAVERPWIPETGSLFAPLVTEYTKVLTGQTTPEKGAGATGDAYRKLLKGWK from the coding sequence ATGCGACGTGGCATAACGGCCGCCGCCCTGGCCGTGACCCTGGCTCTCGCGGTGACCGCCTGCGGTGGTGACGACGCGTCGGGCGGCGGCAAGAGCGCCGGGGGCGAACTGTCGGGCAAGGTCACCTGGTGGGACACGTCGACCGTCGGCAGCGAGGACAAGGTCTTCGAGGAGCTCGCCGAGGGCTTCGAGAAACTGCACCCCAAGGTCGACGTCGTGTACGTCAACGTGCCCTTCGGCGACGCCCAGAACAAGTTCAAGAACGCCGCGCAGGCGAACTCCGGCGCCCCCGACGTCATCCGCTCCGAGGTCGCCTGGACCCCCGAGTTCGCCGACCTGGGCTACCTCGCGCCGCTCGACGGCACCCCGGCGCTCAAGGACGGCGCGGACTTCCTGCCGCAGGCCGCCGCCTCCACGCGTTACGCCGGCAAGACGTACGCGGTGCCGCAGGTCATCGACTCCATGGGCCTCTTCTACAACAAGAAGATCTTCAAGGAGGCGGGCGTCGAAGTCCCCGCGACCGTCGACGCGTTGAAGGCCACCGCCAAGACGGTCAAGGAGAAGACCGGGAAGACGGGGCTCTACCTGCGCGGCGACGACGCGTACTGGTTCCTGTCGTTCCTGTACGGCGAGGGCGGCAACCTCGTGGACGCCGACAGCAAGACCGTCACGGTCGACAACGCGGCGGGCGTCAAGGCCCTGACCGTCGTCAAGGACCTGGTCGACTCGGGCGCGGCCCGGACCGACGCCACCGACGGCTGGGAGAACATGCAGGCCGCGTTCAAGGACGGCCGGGTCGCCATGATGATCAACGGCCCGTGGGCCGTCACCGACACCTACGCCGGGGCGCAGTTCACCGACAAGGCCAACCTGGGCATCGCGCCGGTCCCGGCCGGATCCGCCGCCCAGGGCGCCCCGCAGGGCGGCCACAACCTCGCCGTGTACGCGGGCTCCGGGAACCTCGACGCCTCCTACGCCTTCACCGAGTACATGACGTCCGCGGCGAGCCAGACGCGGATCGCGGAGAAGCTGAGCCTGCTGCCCACCCGTACCTCGGTCTACACCCGGCCCGGAGTCGCGGACAACGAGATCGTCGGCTTCTTCAAGCCCGTCGTGGACAAGGCCGTCGAGCGCCCCTGGATCCCGGAGACCGGCAGCCTCTTCGCGCCGCTCGTCACCGAGTACACCAAGGTCCTCACCGGCCAGACCACCCCGGAGAAGGGCGCCGGCGCCACCGGCGACGCGTACCGCAAGCTCCTCAAGGGCTGGAAGTAA
- a CDS encoding carbohydrate ABC transporter permease has protein sequence MAVQTGRPVAGTRGGKTARGPRPGPGTPSGGLRRAVSTHWYAWAMVAPVVAVIGVIIGYPLVRGVHLSLTDADERNVARHIGVNNLPATYEFVGLDNYRAALTGDQFLSTLGWTLVWTVSCVAVTFALGLGLATLLNRRIAGRSLYRMLLILPWAVPGFVSVFAWRFLYNEDRGLLNKLLAGGGIDAVPWLNDPTWAKFSVIAVNIWLGVPFMMVALLGGLQSLPGELYEAAEMDGADAWQRFVHITLPGLRPVSTTVILLSTIWTFNMFPVIFLLTRGGPGEATQILVTQAYKFSFEISPRDYAQSSTWGVLILVLLMLFAALYRRVLRNQGDSW, from the coding sequence ATGGCCGTCCAGACCGGCCGGCCGGTGGCGGGGACCCGGGGCGGGAAGACCGCCCGAGGCCCCCGCCCCGGGCCCGGCACCCCCTCCGGCGGGCTCCGCCGCGCCGTCTCCACGCACTGGTACGCGTGGGCCATGGTCGCCCCGGTCGTCGCCGTCATCGGCGTGATCATCGGGTATCCGCTGGTACGCGGCGTCCACCTGTCGCTCACCGACGCCGACGAACGCAACGTCGCCCGCCACATCGGCGTCAACAACCTACCCGCCACCTACGAGTTCGTCGGACTCGACAACTACCGGGCCGCCCTGACGGGGGATCAGTTCCTCTCCACCCTCGGCTGGACCCTGGTGTGGACGGTGTCCTGCGTCGCCGTCACCTTCGCGCTGGGCCTCGGCCTCGCCACGCTCCTCAACCGCCGGATCGCGGGGCGCTCCCTCTACCGGATGCTGCTGATCCTGCCCTGGGCCGTGCCGGGCTTCGTCTCCGTCTTCGCCTGGCGCTTCCTCTACAACGAGGACCGCGGGCTCCTCAACAAGCTGCTCGCCGGCGGCGGCATCGACGCCGTGCCCTGGCTCAACGACCCCACCTGGGCCAAGTTCTCGGTCATCGCCGTCAACATCTGGCTCGGGGTGCCGTTCATGATGGTCGCCCTGCTCGGCGGCCTCCAGTCCCTTCCCGGCGAGCTGTACGAGGCGGCCGAGATGGACGGCGCCGACGCCTGGCAGCGGTTCGTCCACATCACCCTGCCGGGGCTGCGGCCCGTCAGCACGACCGTGATCCTGCTCTCCACCATCTGGACCTTCAACATGTTCCCGGTGATCTTCCTGCTGACGCGCGGCGGACCCGGCGAGGCCACCCAGATCCTGGTCACGCAGGCGTACAAGTTCTCCTTCGAGATCAGCCCGCGCGACTACGCGCAGTCCTCCACCTGGGGCGTGCTGATCCTCGTCCTGCTGATGCTCTTCGCCGCGCTGTACCGGCGCGTCCTCCGGAACCAGGGAGACAGCTGGTGA
- a CDS encoding ABC transporter permease subunit encodes MGRADPRPADALRRAVPARPPEPGRQLVTLAAPNPAPKPGRPNPGRPNPAPTPATDPAAATPSGAGRITSATGGGHRNRRSPLASVALHATLVVASVIAVFPVLWVLLTSLKPAAHATTTDFLRDTTLDNYTGLLRDTPFLTWFGNSVLIAGLTTVLGVFVAATTGYAVSRFRFPGKRGLMWTLLVTQMFPVAVLIVPIYNIMAGLGLLNDPVGLVLTYLTIAVPFCAWMMKGFFDTIPREIDESGMVDGLTPFGTFRRLVLPLARPGLAVTAFYCFITAWGEVAYASAFMVGDENLTLAGGLQKFVNQYGAQWGPMSAASVLIAVPAALVFLFAQRHLVTGMSAGAVKG; translated from the coding sequence CTGGGGCGTGCTGATCCTCGTCCTGCTGATGCTCTTCGCCGCGCTGTACCGGCGCGTCCTCCGGAACCAGGGAGACAGCTGGTGACCCTCGCCGCGCCGAACCCCGCCCCGAAGCCCGGCCGCCCGAACCCCGGCCGCCCGAACCCCGCCCCGACACCCGCGACCGACCCCGCGGCCGCCACCCCGTCCGGAGCCGGGCGGATCACCTCCGCGACCGGCGGCGGTCACCGGAACCGCCGTTCGCCGCTCGCGTCCGTCGCCCTCCACGCCACCCTCGTCGTGGCGTCGGTGATCGCCGTCTTCCCCGTGCTGTGGGTCCTGCTGACCTCCCTCAAGCCCGCCGCCCACGCCACGACCACGGACTTCCTCAGGGACACCACCCTCGACAACTACACCGGGCTGCTGCGCGACACCCCGTTCCTGACCTGGTTCGGCAACTCCGTGCTCATCGCGGGACTCACCACCGTGCTCGGCGTCTTCGTCGCCGCCACCACCGGCTACGCCGTCAGCCGCTTCCGCTTCCCCGGCAAGCGCGGGCTGATGTGGACCCTGCTCGTCACCCAGATGTTCCCGGTCGCCGTCCTCATCGTGCCGATCTACAACATCATGGCGGGCCTCGGCCTGCTCAACGACCCGGTCGGCCTGGTGCTCACGTACCTCACCATCGCCGTCCCGTTCTGCGCCTGGATGATGAAGGGCTTCTTCGACACCATCCCCCGCGAGATAGACGAGTCCGGCATGGTCGACGGGCTCACCCCCTTCGGCACCTTCCGGCGGCTCGTCCTGCCGCTCGCCAGGCCGGGGCTCGCGGTGACCGCCTTCTACTGCTTCATCACCGCGTGGGGCGAGGTCGCCTACGCCTCCGCCTTCATGGTCGGCGACGAGAACCTCACCCTCGCCGGCGGCCTCCAGAAGTTCGTCAACCAGTACGGCGCCCAGTGGGGCCCGATGTCCGCCGCGTCCGTACTCATCGCCGTCCCCGCCGCGCTGGTCTTCCTCTTCGCCCAGCGCCATCTCGTCACCGGCATGTCCGCCGGTGCGGTCAAGGGCTGA
- a CDS encoding glycoside hydrolase family 13 protein, giving the protein MTQHLTAPTARPAAATSADAPGHHPGWWRDAVIYQVYPRSFADGNGDAMGDLDGVRRRLPYLRDLGVDAVWLSPFYASPQADAGYDVADYRAIDPMFGTLHDADALIRDAHGLGLRIIVDLVPNHSSEDHAWFRRALSEGPGSALRARYHFRPGKGANGELPPNDWQSVFGGPAWTRTTDPDGTPGDWYLHLFAPEQPDFDWTHPAVADEFRSILRFWLDRGVDGFRIDVAHGLVKADGLPDLGGDAQLRLLANEITPFFDQDGVHEIYRQWRTILDEYPGERIAVAEAWTRTVERTARYVRRDELHQAFNFQYLATSWDGAALREVIDASLAAMRPVGAPATWVLSNHDVTRHATRFAGPPFAGTQTREAGDRALGLRRARAATLLMLALPGSAYVYQGEELGLPDVTDLPDEARQDPSYFRAAGQDGFRDGCRVPIPWTREGSSYGFGGGGSWLPQPAGWGALSVEAQTGDPSSTLELYRAALAIRREHPDLGAGDSVAWRDTPPGVLAFTRGDFACTVNTTQEPVRIPVPGKLLLSSGPVTPGGTHTDLPPDTTAWWTR; this is encoded by the coding sequence ATGACCCAGCACCTCACCGCCCCCACCGCCCGCCCGGCCGCCGCGACGTCCGCCGACGCCCCGGGCCACCACCCGGGCTGGTGGCGGGACGCGGTGATCTACCAGGTCTACCCCCGCAGCTTCGCCGACGGGAACGGCGACGCGATGGGCGACCTCGACGGGGTACGCCGCCGGCTCCCCTACCTCAGGGACCTCGGCGTCGACGCCGTCTGGCTCAGCCCGTTCTACGCCTCCCCGCAGGCCGACGCGGGCTACGACGTCGCCGACTACCGGGCCATCGACCCGATGTTCGGCACCCTCCACGACGCCGACGCGCTCATCAGGGACGCGCACGGACTCGGCCTGCGGATCATCGTCGACCTGGTGCCCAACCACTCGTCCGAGGACCACGCCTGGTTCAGGCGCGCCCTCAGCGAGGGCCCGGGATCCGCGCTGCGGGCCCGCTACCACTTCCGCCCCGGCAAGGGCGCGAACGGCGAACTCCCGCCCAACGACTGGCAGTCCGTCTTCGGCGGGCCCGCCTGGACCCGCACGACCGACCCCGACGGCACCCCCGGCGACTGGTACCTCCACCTCTTCGCCCCCGAACAGCCCGACTTCGACTGGACCCACCCGGCCGTCGCCGACGAGTTCCGCTCGATCCTGCGCTTCTGGCTCGACCGGGGCGTGGACGGCTTCCGCATCGACGTGGCCCACGGGCTGGTCAAGGCCGACGGCCTCCCCGACCTCGGCGGCGACGCCCAACTCCGGCTGCTCGCCAACGAGATCACGCCGTTCTTCGACCAGGACGGCGTCCACGAGATCTACCGGCAGTGGCGCACGATCCTCGACGAGTACCCGGGTGAGCGCATCGCCGTCGCCGAGGCCTGGACGCGGACCGTGGAGCGCACCGCCCGCTACGTACGCCGCGACGAGCTGCACCAGGCCTTCAACTTCCAGTACCTGGCCACCTCCTGGGACGGCGCGGCGCTGCGCGAGGTCATCGACGCCTCGCTCGCCGCGATGCGGCCCGTCGGTGCCCCCGCCACCTGGGTGCTCTCCAACCACGACGTCACCCGGCACGCCACCCGCTTCGCCGGACCGCCCTTCGCGGGCACCCAGACACGCGAGGCCGGCGACCGCGCGCTCGGCCTGCGGCGGGCCCGCGCGGCGACGCTGCTGATGCTGGCGCTGCCCGGGTCCGCGTACGTCTACCAGGGCGAGGAACTGGGCCTGCCCGACGTCACCGACCTGCCCGACGAGGCCAGGCAGGACCCGTCGTACTTCCGCGCCGCCGGCCAGGACGGCTTCCGCGACGGCTGCCGGGTCCCCATCCCCTGGACCCGCGAGGGCAGTTCGTACGGGTTCGGCGGCGGGGGCAGCTGGCTGCCGCAGCCGGCGGGCTGGGGCGCGCTGAGCGTCGAGGCGCAGACCGGCGACCCCTCCTCGACCCTGGAGCTGTACCGGGCCGCGCTGGCCATCCGGCGCGAGCACCCGGACCTCGGGGCCGGTGACTCGGTCGCGTGGCGGGACACGCCCCCGGGCGTACTGGCCTTCACCCGGGGCGACTTCGCCTGCACGGTCAACACGACACAGGAGCCGGTACGGATCCCCGTCCCCGGCAAGCTGCTGCTGTCGAGCGGCCCGGTGACCCCCGGCGGCACGCACACCGACCTGCCGCCGGACACCACGGCGTGGTGGACACGCTGA
- a CDS encoding DUF4230 domain-containing protein, giving the protein MTSTDVQPEQSQRKPRPAGLPWWSKLLITLVAVAALLFAGSKLDLIPGFGDVFGSETKDRTGPTLLQSMQDLDRYEAASGNFQVVVDLEKDAKYLPDAIRGTRTLYVGAGTVSASVDFSGIGEGNVTTDKERTMATIRLPHAQLGKPALDAERSYAVSKQRGLLDRLGDLFSDNAASERAVNQLAAKHIGEAAKDSELASRAEKNTTSMLQGLLRSLGFTQVTVVYGTN; this is encoded by the coding sequence ATGACGTCCACCGACGTGCAACCGGAACAGAGCCAGCGCAAGCCCCGCCCGGCGGGGCTGCCCTGGTGGAGCAAGCTGCTCATCACCCTCGTCGCCGTCGCGGCCCTGCTCTTCGCCGGGAGCAAGCTGGACCTGATCCCCGGCTTCGGCGACGTCTTCGGCAGCGAGACGAAGGACAGGACGGGGCCCACCCTGCTCCAGTCCATGCAGGACCTCGACCGGTACGAAGCCGCCTCGGGCAACTTCCAGGTCGTCGTCGACCTGGAGAAGGACGCCAAGTACCTGCCCGACGCGATCCGCGGCACCCGCACCCTCTACGTCGGCGCCGGCACCGTCAGCGCCTCCGTGGACTTCAGCGGCATCGGCGAGGGCAACGTCACGACCGACAAGGAACGCACCATGGCGACCATCCGGCTGCCGCACGCGCAGCTGGGCAAGCCCGCGCTGGACGCCGAGCGCTCCTACGCCGTCTCCAAGCAGCGCGGGCTGCTGGACCGGCTCGGTGACCTGTTCTCGGACAACGCGGCGAGCGAGCGGGCCGTGAACCAACTGGCCGCCAAGCACATCGGGGAGGCCGCCAAGGACAGCGAACTGGCCTCCCGCGCCGAGAAGAACACCACCAGCATGCTCCAGGGCCTGCTGCGGTCCCTCGGCTTCACCCAGGTCACCGTCGTCTACGGGACGAACTGA
- a CDS encoding TetR/AcrR family transcriptional regulator — MTTGVRRRMGVEERKRQLIGVALELFSHRSPEDVSIDEIAAAAGISRPLVYHYFPGKQSLYEAALRRAAEDLAERFVEPREGPLGARLLRVMGRFFDFVDEHGPGFSALMRGGPAVGSSTANAMIDEVRQAAYEQILAHLDVTTPPARLHLVVRSWVSLAESTALIWLDGRVIPRGELELQLVHDFAALAAVSAAYDAEMAEILLRIVADEPAEGPFGDLLGRLMGLGTRLPGQRVP, encoded by the coding sequence ATGACGACCGGGGTGCGCCGCAGGATGGGCGTCGAAGAGCGGAAGCGGCAACTGATCGGTGTCGCGCTGGAACTGTTCAGCCACCGCTCCCCGGAGGACGTCTCCATCGACGAGATTGCCGCCGCGGCGGGGATCTCGCGGCCGCTCGTCTACCACTACTTCCCCGGCAAGCAGAGCCTGTACGAGGCGGCGCTGCGCCGGGCGGCCGAGGACCTGGCGGAGCGGTTCGTCGAGCCGAGGGAAGGGCCGCTCGGGGCCCGGCTGTTGCGGGTGATGGGGCGGTTCTTCGACTTCGTCGACGAGCACGGTCCCGGCTTCTCCGCGCTGATGCGCGGGGGTCCCGCGGTGGGTTCCTCGACGGCGAACGCGATGATCGACGAGGTGCGGCAGGCGGCGTACGAGCAGATCCTCGCGCACCTGGACGTGACGACGCCGCCCGCGCGGCTGCACCTGGTCGTCCGGTCCTGGGTGTCGCTCGCCGAGTCGACGGCGCTGATCTGGCTCGACGGGCGGGTGATCCCGCGCGGGGAGCTGGAGTTGCAGCTCGTGCACGACTTCGCGGCGCTCGCCGCGGTGAGCGCCGCGTACGACGCGGAGATGGCGGAGATCCTGTTGCGGATCGTCGCGGACGAGCCGGCCGAGGGCCCGTTCGGCGACCTGCTCGGCCGGCTCATGGGGCTGGGCACCCGGCTGCCGGGTCAGCGCGTCCCGTGA
- a CDS encoding DUF1996 domain-containing protein produces the protein MARTARRKRSTVANRAIAATAALLLGGGGLIAANFYASAGEGWSKDKQPPAQAENAAQQMSTIDCPEVANSITDVPEAARPAVDQELAGIDSQITAAYQQFADQKAQIEQDPAVADNAILNPLKDKRLESLNKISAAITGAGGQQPQGLEALAPCTLRAQAQPATASPAPSGAESAPAEGQDAGAQGNGQAGNGQAGASAPPAAGQGGNGPDASDFVSIRSVRPNVVKPRKLRQASRGSFTTSCGVNKNKKYNSDNVIVAPGVSNGAHHMHDYVGNQGNNAFASDDALAAAATSCRNQGDKSTYYWPVLRLQNGQAEFDVNADGGGKEGNAGKIQTPAEVTLKFVGNPTSKVVAMPRFLRIITGDAKAFVNGNANANASWSCTGFENRQLKDKYPICPRGSKVVRTFNFQSCWDGTNTDSANHRTHVAFADANGRCQNGFKAIPQLQQRIVYRVPPGPGFAVDSFPEQLHKPVTDHGDFINVFDTRIMNKMVSCLNAGTSCR, from the coding sequence ATGGCACGCACAGCGAGAAGAAAACGTTCCACCGTGGCAAACCGGGCGATCGCCGCCACGGCTGCCTTGCTCCTGGGCGGGGGTGGGCTGATAGCAGCCAATTTCTACGCATCCGCGGGTGAGGGCTGGTCGAAGGACAAGCAGCCGCCGGCCCAGGCCGAGAATGCCGCGCAGCAGATGTCGACCATCGACTGTCCCGAAGTGGCGAACAGCATCACGGACGTGCCCGAGGCGGCCCGCCCGGCGGTCGACCAGGAGCTGGCCGGGATCGACAGCCAGATCACCGCGGCCTACCAGCAGTTCGCCGATCAGAAGGCCCAGATCGAGCAGGACCCGGCCGTCGCCGACAACGCGATTCTCAATCCGTTGAAGGACAAGCGCCTGGAGAGCCTGAACAAGATCTCCGCGGCGATCACCGGCGCCGGCGGGCAGCAGCCGCAGGGTCTTGAGGCCCTCGCGCCGTGCACCCTGCGCGCGCAGGCGCAGCCCGCGACCGCCTCCCCGGCCCCGTCCGGCGCCGAGAGCGCCCCGGCCGAGGGCCAGGACGCCGGCGCGCAGGGCAACGGGCAGGCCGGCAACGGCCAGGCCGGTGCGAGCGCGCCGCCTGCGGCGGGCCAGGGCGGCAACGGCCCGGACGCCTCGGACTTCGTCAGCATCAGGTCGGTCCGGCCGAACGTGGTGAAGCCGCGCAAGCTGCGCCAGGCGTCCCGGGGTTCGTTCACCACCTCATGCGGGGTGAACAAGAACAAGAAATACAATTCGGACAACGTGATCGTGGCGCCCGGCGTGAGCAACGGCGCGCACCACATGCACGATTATGTCGGCAATCAGGGCAACAACGCCTTCGCCAGTGACGACGCGCTCGCCGCGGCGGCCACGAGCTGCCGTAATCAGGGCGACAAGTCGACCTACTACTGGCCGGTGCTGCGTCTTCAGAACGGCCAGGCCGAGTTCGACGTCAACGCGGACGGCGGCGGCAAGGAAGGAAATGCCGGAAAGATTCAGACGCCCGCCGAGGTGACTCTGAAGTTTGTCGGCAACCCGACCTCCAAGGTCGTCGCGATGCCCCGCTTCCTGCGGATCATCACGGGTGACGCCAAGGCGTTCGTCAACGGAAACGCCAACGCCAACGCGTCGTGGAGTTGCACCGGATTCGAGAACCGCCAGCTCAAGGACAAATACCCGATCTGCCCGCGCGGCAGCAAGGTGGTCCGTACATTCAATTTCCAGAGCTGCTGGGACGGCACGAACACCGACAGTGCGAACCACCGCACCCACGTGGCGTTCGCCGATGCCAACGGCCGTTGCCAGAACGGGTTCAAGGCGATTCCGCAGCTCCAGCAGCGCATCGTCTACCGCGTCCCGCCGGGCCCCGGCTTCGCGGTCGACTCCTTCCCGGAGCAGCTGCACAAGCCGGTGACCGACCACGGTGACTTCATCAACGTGTTCGACACCCGGATCATGAACAAGATGGTGAGCTGCCTCAACGCCGGGACCTCGTGCCGCTGA
- a CDS encoding LuxR C-terminal-related transcriptional regulator → MRVVLAEDLFLLRDGLVRMLEAFDFEILAAVETGPELTKALAELEPDVAIVDVRLPPSHTDEGLQCALAARRARPGLPVLVLSQHVEQLYARELLADGTGGVGYLLKDRVFDAEQFIDAVRRVAGGGTAMDPQVIQQLLSRRSQDKPIAALTPREREVMELMAQGRSNVAIAGQLVVTERAVAKHTSNIFAKLGLPVSDDDNRRVLAVLAYLDRGRT, encoded by the coding sequence TTGCGAGTTGTCCTAGCCGAAGATCTCTTCCTGTTGCGCGACGGTCTGGTCCGGATGCTGGAGGCGTTCGACTTCGAGATCCTCGCCGCGGTGGAGACGGGGCCCGAACTCACCAAGGCCCTGGCGGAATTGGAGCCGGACGTCGCTATCGTCGACGTCCGGCTCCCGCCGTCGCACACGGACGAGGGCCTTCAGTGCGCGCTCGCCGCCCGCCGGGCCCGCCCCGGCCTGCCGGTCCTCGTCCTGTCGCAGCACGTCGAGCAGTTGTACGCGCGCGAACTGCTCGCGGACGGCACCGGCGGGGTCGGTTACCTGCTCAAGGACCGGGTCTTCGACGCGGAGCAGTTCATCGACGCGGTACGCCGGGTGGCCGGCGGCGGCACGGCGATGGATCCGCAGGTGATCCAGCAACTGCTGTCCCGGCGGTCGCAGGACAAACCGATCGCGGCGCTGACCCCGCGCGAGCGGGAGGTCATGGAACTGATGGCGCAGGGCAGGTCCAACGTGGCCATCGCCGGTCAACTGGTCGTCACGGAGCGTGCGGTGGCCAAGCACACGTCCAACATCTTCGCGAAGCTGGGGCTGCCCGTGTCGGACGACGACAACCGGCGGGTCCTGGCCGTCCTCGCCTACCTGGACCGCGGCCGGACGTGA